A genomic window from Populus alba chromosome 19, ASM523922v2, whole genome shotgun sequence includes:
- the LOC118031212 gene encoding probable disease resistance protein At4g27220 yields MVQSTDPFWHHVEEMKCIYCGRQFPNDTSISRIKWHLSGEKGRGVAICERVPKQVQEAAFQAMHGANKRHKSIASSSNVNDNAISTTPQEQNNNEVDNLAGDAGTTQAADRMGHPPGRSVEEFSRWLMEDDIENGTGGVVQPGAGASSSGGLTCNTNETPGDAVPTTKLVGQAFEDHEKTIWSWLMHDEVSTIGIYGMGGVGKTTLVKHIYDQLQKRRDSFCHVYWITVSQDTSISKLQNSIARRIGLDLSNEGEELYRAFDLSEELMKKQKWVLILDDLWKDIELHKVGVPIQAVKGCKLILTTRSEKVCQQMDTQHKIKVSPILEEEAWTLFIERLGHQMALSPEVEQIAKSITKECAGLPLGIIAMAGTMKGVEDIHEWRNALEELKQSRVWQEDMDEKVFKILRFSYMHLKESALQQCFLYCALFPEDFEIHREHFIAYLIDEGVIKGMSRKAEFDKGHSMLNKLESACLLEKVECLLEEIPSSHLPCCPSLSTLLLCGNSELQFIADSYFEQLHELKVLDLSRTKITKLPDSVSELVSLTALVLTGCKMLRHVPSLEKLKALKRLDLSGTWALEKMPQGMECLCNLRYLRMNGCREKEFPSGLLPKLSLLQVLILEEQIHPTTKHNRKGLPAPITVKGKEVGCLRKLETLVCHFEGYLDYVEYLKTRDETKSLTTYQIHVGLLDKYYNHYYGDFSRKTIVLVNWSIDRDRDFQVMFSKDIQDLSIHNCDDATSLCDFWSLIKNATELEAIKISDCNSMESLVSSSWFCSAPPPSPSYSGIFFGLKEFCCCGCKSMKKLFPLVLLPSLVNLELIVVLRCEKMEEIIGGTRSDEEGVIGEESSSSNIEFKLPRLKRLRLDRLPELKSICSVKLICNALKEIRIVKCEKLMRMPICLPLLENGEPSPPPFLEDIYINSKEWWESLVEWEQPNAKDVLRPFLRMVGVVDD; encoded by the coding sequence ATGGTTCAATCAACTGACCCATTTTGGCACCATGTTGAGGAGATGAAGTGTATTTATTGCGGGCGTCAATTTCCTAACGATACTTccatttcaaggatcaaatggcatttatCAGGAGAGAAAGGGCGTGGTGTTGCAATTTGTGAAAGAGTTCCTAAACAAGTTCAAGAAGCAGCTTTTCAAGCTATGCATGGTGCcaacaaaagacataaaagcATAGCAAGTTCAAGCAATGTTAATGATAATGCCATTTCAACCACtccacaagaacaaaacaataatgaagTCGACAATTTGGCAGGAGATGCAGGAACGACACAAGCAGCGGATAGAATGGGTCACCCACCTGGAAGAAGTGTGGAAGAGTTCAGTAGATGGTTAATGGAGGATGATATAGAGAATGGGACTGGAGGAGTAGTGCAGCCTGGTGCAGGAGCTAGCTCTTCTGGAGGGCTTACATGCAACACAAATGAGACTCCAGGAGACGCAGTACCAACGACAAAGCTGGTGGGTCAAGCATTCGAAGACCATGAGAAGACTATCTGGTCTTGGTTGATGCACGATGAAGTTTCAACTATTGGCATCTATGGGATGGGCGGGGTGGGTAAGACGACATTGGTGAAACATATAtatgatcaacttcaaaaaagaCGAGACAGTTTTTGTCATGTTTACTGGATTACTGTTTCACAAGATACCAGCATTAGTAAATTGCAAAACAGTATCGCCAGACGGATTGGTTTAGATCTTTCTAATGAAGGTGAGGAGCTGTATAGAGCTTTCGATTTGTCAGAAGAATTAATGAAGAAACAgaaatgggttttgattttagatGATCTGTGGAAGGATATTGAGCTACACAAGGTCGGAGTTCCTATCCAAGCTGTTAAGGGATGCAAACTGATTCTTACAACACGATCAGAAAAGGTTTGTCAACAGATGGATACCCAACACAAAATCAAAGTAAGTCCTATATTGGAGGAAGAAGCTTGGACTTTGTTTATTGAGAGACTTGGACATCAAATGGCACTTTCTCCAGAAGTGGAACAAATTGCAAAATCTATCACAAAGGAGTGTGCTGGTTTGCCTCTGGGAATTATAGCTATGGCTGGAACCATGAAGGGGGTGGAGGACATACACGAGTGGAGGAATGCTTTAGAGGAACTAAAACAATCAAGAGTTTGGCAGGAGGACATGGATGAGAAggtattcaaaatattaagatttagtTATATGCACTTAAAGGAGTCAGCACTGCAACAATGTTTCTTGTACTGTGCATTATTCCCGGAAGACTTCGAGATCCATAGAGAGCATTTTATAGCTTATTTGATTGATGAGGGAGTGATAAAAGGCATGAGTAGGAAGGCAGAATTTGACAAAGGCCACTCGATGCTTAATAAACTCGAAAGTGCCTGCCTTTTGGAAAAAGTTGAATGCCTTTTGGAAGAAATTCCTTCCAGCCATTTACCATGCTGTCCCAGTCTTTCAACTCTATTGTTATGTGGAAATTCAGAGTTGCAATTTATTGCAGATTCATATTTTGAGCAGTTGCATGAGctcaaggttcttgatctgtctCGTACAAAGATCACAAAACTACCTGATTCTGTCTCTGAATTGGTGAGTCTCACTGCATTAGTGCTTACTGGTTGTAAGATGTTAAGGCATGTACCGTCATTAGAAAAGCTCAAGGCACTGAAGAGGTTAGATCTCTCTGGTACTTGGGCACTTGAAAAAATGCCTCAAGGTATGGAATGTCTATGCAACCTGAGGTATCTTAGAATGAATGGATGTCGTGAAAAGGAGTTTCCTAGTGGGTTGTTACCTAAGCTCTCTCTCCTGCAAGTGCTTATATTGGAGGAGCAGATTCATCCTACTACCAAACATAATAGAAAAGGACTGCCTGCTCCGATAACagttaaaggaaaggaagtgGGATGCTTGAGGAAGTTGGAAACTTTGGTATGCCATTTTGAAGGTTACTTAGACTACGTGGAGTATCTCAAAACTCGGGATGAAACCAAATCACTAACCACATACCAAATTCATGTAGGACTACTGGATAAGTATTATAATCATTATTATGGTGATTTCAGTAGGAAAACAATTGTTTTGGTTAACTGGAGTATCGACAGAGATAGAGATTTTCAGGTCATGTTCTCGAAGGACATTCAAGACCTAAGCATTCATAATTGTGATGATGCAACAAGTTTATGCGATTTTTGGTCTCTAATAAAGAATGCAACTGAACTGGAGGCTATCAAGATTAGTGATTGCAatagcatggagagcttggtttcatcttcttggttctgcTCTGCTCCACCACCATCTCCATCTTATAGTGGTATATTTTTTGGTCTTAAAGAgttttgttgttgtggttgtaagagcatgaagaagttgttccctCTTGTCTTGCTGCCAAGCCTCGTAAACCTAGAATTGATTGTAGTTCTGCGTTGTGAGAagatggaggagataataggtgGAACAAGATCAGATGAAGAGGGGGTTATAGGTGAAGAAAGTAGCAGCAGCAATATCGAATTCAAACTCCCAAGGTTAAAACGTCTGCGATTGGATAGAttaccagaactgaaaagcatttgTAGTGTAAAACTGATTTGCAATGCTCTCAAAGAAATTCGGATTGTAAAATGTGAGAAGCTGATGAGGATGCCGATATGTCTtccgttgcttgaaaatggcgagccatctcctcccccttTTCTTGAAGAtatctatataaattcaaaagaatgGTGGGAGTCATTAGTAGAGTGGGAGCAACCTAACGCTAAAGATGTCCTTCGTCCCTTTCTAAGAATGGTGGGAGTGGTGGATGATTGA